A DNA window from Streptomyces sp. 71268 contains the following coding sequences:
- a CDS encoding enoyl-CoA hydratase/isomerase family protein, whose amino-acid sequence MSDVQFLTSGHSAHIVLNRPKALNSLTHEMVLRIDEALTDWERDPAVKLVVISGEGDRGLCAGGDIRAIHDDVRNGDGTASAAFWRDEYRLNARIARYPKPYVAVMDGIVMGGGVGVSAHGSVRIVTERSRIAMPETGIGFVPDVGGTYLLALPAGELGTHLALTGAPIAAADALLCGLADHYMPSASLRAFIDDLAHLPVREALERHVRDAPPGELVGRRGWIDQCFSADTVEEILQRLLAQDTPEAKETAETLLTKSPTALKVTLAALRRARRLGPLERVLDQEYRVSCACLHSPDLVEGIRAQVIDKDRDPTWSPASLAEVTAADVERFFVSLGERELGLATSHTTEEVAW is encoded by the coding sequence ATGAGCGACGTCCAGTTCCTGACGAGTGGCCACTCCGCTCACATCGTCCTCAACCGACCCAAGGCCCTGAACTCCCTCACCCACGAGATGGTGCTCCGCATCGACGAGGCACTCACGGACTGGGAGCGCGATCCGGCCGTCAAGCTCGTCGTCATCAGTGGCGAAGGGGATCGCGGTCTGTGTGCCGGTGGTGACATCCGGGCTATTCACGACGACGTGCGGAACGGCGACGGCACCGCCTCGGCTGCCTTCTGGCGCGACGAGTACCGGCTCAACGCCCGGATCGCTCGCTACCCCAAGCCCTACGTCGCTGTGATGGACGGCATCGTGATGGGAGGCGGTGTCGGCGTCTCGGCGCACGGCAGTGTCCGTATCGTCACTGAGCGGTCCAGGATCGCCATGCCCGAGACCGGCATCGGTTTCGTCCCCGACGTCGGCGGCACCTACCTGCTCGCCCTGCCTGCCGGAGAACTGGGTACTCACCTCGCCCTGACGGGTGCACCGATCGCCGCCGCCGACGCCCTGCTGTGCGGCCTCGCCGACCACTACATGCCCTCGGCGTCGCTCCGTGCCTTCATTGACGATCTCGCCCATCTGCCGGTGCGCGAGGCTCTCGAACGCCATGTCCGGGACGCGCCCCCCGGGGAACTGGTCGGCCGACGAGGCTGGATCGACCAGTGCTTCTCCGCGGACACCGTCGAAGAGATCCTCCAGCGGCTCCTCGCCCAAGACACCCCGGAGGCCAAGGAGACCGCGGAGACCCTGCTCACCAAGTCCCCGACCGCGCTCAAGGTCACACTGGCGGCTCTGCGTCGCGCCCGTCGGCTCGGCCCGCTGGAGCGGGTCCTCGACCAGGAGTACCGCGTCTCCTGCGCCTGCCTGCACAGTCCTGATCTTGTCGAAGGCATCCGCGCCCAGGTCATCGACAAGGACCGCGACCCCACGTGGTCGCCGGCGAGCCTCGCCGAGGTCACCGCGGCGGATGTCGAGCGCTTCTTCGTCTCCCTCGGCGAGCGCGAACTCGGCCTCGCCACATCCCACACCACCGAGGAGGTGGCCTGGTGA
- the mmsB gene encoding 3-hydroxyisobutyrate dehydrogenase, translated as MSRTIAFVGLGHMGGPMAANLARAGHRVLGYDLVPAVVEAAGRAGVEPAVSVTEAVKVADVVISMLPTGRHVRGLYEETLATARPGTLFVDCSTIDVADARVAHQQALAAGVRALDAPVSGGVVGAEAATLTFMVGGGEDEFADARPLLEAMGDKAVHCGGPGAGQAAKICNNMILGVSMIAVSEAFVLGESLGLSHQALYDVVSTASGQCWALSVNCPVPGPVPTSPANRDYRPGFAASLMAKDLGLAANAVREGGVRVDLGVRAAELYAAYAERVGDSEDFSGIVRTVRKQSGERA; from the coding sequence GTGAGCCGGACCATCGCGTTCGTCGGACTCGGGCACATGGGTGGCCCGATGGCCGCCAACCTGGCCAGAGCCGGACACCGTGTGCTCGGTTACGACCTGGTGCCGGCGGTCGTGGAGGCTGCCGGCCGTGCCGGCGTGGAGCCCGCCGTGTCCGTGACCGAGGCCGTCAAGGTCGCCGACGTGGTCATCAGCATGTTGCCCACCGGGCGCCACGTCCGCGGCCTCTATGAGGAAACCCTGGCGACCGCCCGCCCTGGAACCCTCTTCGTCGACTGCTCCACCATCGACGTAGCGGACGCGCGCGTGGCTCATCAGCAAGCCCTCGCCGCCGGCGTGCGTGCTCTGGACGCGCCCGTGTCAGGTGGCGTGGTGGGAGCCGAGGCCGCCACGTTGACCTTTATGGTGGGTGGGGGCGAGGACGAGTTCGCCGACGCACGCCCCCTGCTGGAGGCCATGGGCGACAAGGCCGTCCACTGCGGCGGGCCGGGCGCCGGCCAGGCCGCGAAGATCTGCAACAACATGATCCTTGGCGTCTCCATGATCGCCGTGAGCGAGGCTTTCGTCCTGGGCGAGAGCCTCGGCCTGTCCCACCAAGCGCTGTACGACGTGGTCTCCACAGCATCCGGCCAGTGTTGGGCCCTCAGCGTCAACTGCCCCGTGCCTGGTCCGGTGCCCACCAGCCCCGCCAACCGCGATTATCGTCCAGGCTTCGCCGCCTCCTTGATGGCCAAGGACCTCGGCCTGGCCGCCAACGCCGTCCGCGAGGGTGGCGTGCGGGTGGACCTCGGCGTCCGAGCGGCCGAGTTGTACGCGGCCTACGCCGAACGTGTCGGTGACTCCGAGGACTTCTCCGGCATTGTGCGCACCGTCAGGAAGCAGAGTGGAGAGCGAGCGTGA
- a CDS encoding enoyl-CoA hydratase: MTIDPAGEYETILVERKGRTALLTLNRPKALNALNLQVMNEVVAATEALDRDPDCGCIVITGSTKAFAAGADIKEMHPQGYLDMYLSDWFAAWDRLGQLRTPTVAAVHGYALGGGCELAMLCDILLAADTAVFGQPEIKLGVIPGIGGSQRLTRAVGKAKAMELCLTGRTMDATEAERAGLVSRIVPAGELVEEALSVAETVAGMSLPVAMMAKEAVGRAFETTLAEGVRFERRLFHAVFATADQKEGMAAFADKRPPTFRHR, from the coding sequence GTGACCATCGATCCCGCGGGTGAGTACGAGACCATCCTGGTCGAGCGGAAGGGCCGTACCGCCCTGCTCACTCTCAACCGGCCGAAGGCCCTCAACGCGCTGAACCTCCAGGTAATGAACGAAGTGGTCGCCGCCACCGAGGCCCTCGACCGCGACCCGGACTGCGGCTGCATCGTCATCACCGGCTCAACGAAGGCGTTCGCGGCCGGCGCTGACATCAAGGAGATGCACCCGCAGGGGTACTTGGACATGTACCTCAGCGACTGGTTCGCCGCATGGGACCGGCTCGGACAGTTGCGGACCCCGACAGTGGCGGCCGTCCACGGATACGCCCTCGGCGGCGGCTGCGAGTTGGCCATGCTCTGCGACATCCTGCTCGCCGCCGATACCGCGGTCTTCGGCCAACCGGAGATCAAGCTCGGGGTGATTCCCGGCATCGGTGGCTCCCAACGACTGACCCGCGCGGTGGGTAAGGCCAAAGCCATGGAGCTGTGCCTGACGGGGCGCACCATGGACGCCACCGAGGCCGAACGGGCCGGATTGGTCTCACGGATCGTGCCCGCCGGCGAACTGGTCGAGGAGGCACTGTCGGTCGCCGAAACGGTCGCGGGTATGTCACTGCCCGTGGCCATGATGGCGAAGGAGGCTGTTGGTCGGGCCTTCGAGACCACGCTCGCCGAGGGTGTCCGCTTCGAACGCCGGCTCTTCCACGCGGTGTTCGCCACCGCCGATCAGAAGGAGGGCATGGCCGCCTTCGCCGACAAGCGGCCCCCCACGTTCCGGCATCGCTGA
- the galE gene encoding UDP-glucose 4-epimerase GalE, translated as MAVLIAGGAGYIGSTVASACLDAGVTPVILDSLVTGRREFTDGRIFHEGDISDGAVVDRVFAEHPDISAVVHCAGLIVVPESVADPIGYYEANVGKSLDFVRHLHRNGCDRLIFSSSASIYQVEDGSPVTEDSPLAPQSPYARTKAVCEEMFADIAAAGKMRVLSLRYFNPVGSDPLLRTGLQLKRPSHALGKLIQAHQEGTAFPVTGVDYPTRDGTGIRDYVHVWDLAAAHIAAVERFDSILTASQPSDVINLGTGAGTTVRELCTAFNNVVSTPVATIDTDPRPGDVAGGYTTSDRAQRLLEWTPKLSLEEGIQSALDWMTVRDKVLEG; from the coding sequence ATGGCTGTTCTCATCGCCGGCGGAGCCGGTTACATCGGAAGCACCGTCGCTTCGGCGTGCCTGGACGCGGGGGTTACCCCAGTGATCCTCGACAGCCTTGTCACGGGCCGCAGGGAGTTCACCGATGGCCGGATCTTCCACGAGGGCGACATTTCAGATGGGGCCGTGGTCGACAGGGTCTTCGCCGAGCACCCGGACATCTCCGCTGTGGTGCACTGCGCGGGGCTGATCGTGGTGCCGGAGTCCGTGGCGGACCCGATCGGCTACTACGAGGCGAACGTCGGCAAGAGCCTGGACTTCGTCCGCCACCTCCATCGCAACGGCTGCGACCGGCTCATCTTCAGCAGCTCGGCCTCCATCTATCAGGTCGAGGACGGCTCCCCCGTCACCGAGGACTCACCGCTGGCGCCGCAGAGCCCCTACGCGCGAACCAAGGCCGTGTGCGAGGAGATGTTCGCCGACATCGCCGCCGCCGGGAAGATGCGGGTCCTGTCGCTGCGGTACTTCAACCCGGTCGGCTCCGACCCCCTCCTGCGGACCGGTCTCCAACTCAAGCGACCCAGCCATGCGCTGGGCAAACTCATCCAGGCACACCAAGAAGGCACGGCGTTCCCGGTCACCGGCGTGGACTACCCGACCCGCGATGGAACGGGCATCCGCGACTACGTGCACGTCTGGGACCTCGCCGCAGCCCACATCGCGGCGGTCGAGCGGTTCGACTCCATCCTCACCGCATCGCAGCCGTCGGACGTGATCAACCTGGGCACCGGCGCCGGCACCACCGTCCGCGAGCTGTGCACCGCGTTCAACAATGTCGTGAGCACCCCCGTCGCAACGATCGACACCGACCCTCGCCCTGGCGACGTAGCCGGCGGGTACACCACGAGCGATCGGGCCCAACGCCTGCTGGAGTGGACACCGAAGCTGTCTCTGGAGGAGGGGATCCAATCCGCCCTCGACTGGATGACGGTACGCGACAAGGTACTCGAAGGTTGA
- a CDS encoding DUF4430 domain-containing protein — protein sequence MDLTLLRRAALPAAALALALQATPAFAACPPPGPNAPVSVSVTVQGPDTTLYQGTIRTKGHDVTTATGGTHRCDGTNAGKNPAPVPTPTAALDDAARKAQFVWDGTWYASFDDFSVDTIKNVTGGSSAYWNISVNGTSIPVGGCQFALKAGDKVAFTWTAL from the coding sequence ATGGACCTCACCCTGCTGCGCCGTGCGGCCCTGCCCGCCGCCGCTCTCGCGCTCGCACTCCAAGCCACCCCGGCCTTCGCGGCCTGTCCCCCGCCCGGCCCCAACGCACCCGTCTCCGTGTCCGTCACGGTCCAGGGGCCCGACACCACGCTCTACCAGGGGACGATAAGAACCAAGGGCCACGATGTCACCACGGCCACCGGGGGCACCCACAGATGTGACGGCACCAACGCAGGCAAGAACCCGGCCCCGGTACCCACACCCACCGCAGCCCTCGACGACGCCGCACGTAAGGCGCAGTTCGTCTGGGATGGCACGTGGTACGCCTCCTTCGACGACTTCTCGGTAGACACGATCAAGAACGTCACCGGTGGCTCGTCGGCGTACTGGAACATCTCCGTCAACGGCACCTCGATCCCCGTCGGCGGCTGCCAATTCGCCCTCAAGGCGGGCGACAAGGTCGCCTTCACCTGGACGGCACTTTAG
- a CDS encoding ECF transporter S component yields MAAFLGVVAFFWPFVVAPGTFGSTYAPLLIFGVLLILVLCVVISEIAEGGINSKALAMLGVLSAVNAAIRPLGAGTAGIETVFFILVLAGRVYGPGFGFTLGCTSLFASALITGGVGPWMPYQMFGCAFVGLLAGLLPRATGRREVLLLATYGACSGYLFGFLLNLSFWPFSLDPNSSIAYLPGLPFTEQWQRYVAFDIATSLGWDTGRAITNFVCITLAGPAVLTVFRRAARKARFQAPVAFATRRPTDTGEKPVDT; encoded by the coding sequence ATGGCCGCGTTCTTGGGTGTCGTGGCGTTCTTCTGGCCGTTCGTGGTCGCCCCGGGCACCTTCGGATCGACCTACGCCCCACTGCTGATCTTCGGTGTGCTGCTCATCCTCGTGCTGTGCGTGGTCATATCGGAGATCGCCGAGGGCGGCATCAACTCCAAGGCGCTGGCCATGCTGGGCGTGCTGTCCGCCGTGAACGCGGCGATCCGTCCCCTGGGCGCGGGCACCGCCGGCATCGAGACGGTCTTCTTCATCCTGGTCCTGGCCGGCCGCGTCTACGGTCCCGGCTTCGGCTTCACCCTCGGGTGTACGTCACTGTTCGCCTCCGCCCTGATCACTGGCGGGGTCGGCCCATGGATGCCCTACCAGATGTTCGGCTGCGCCTTCGTCGGCCTGCTCGCCGGACTACTCCCGCGAGCCACCGGTCGGCGCGAGGTACTGCTGCTGGCCACCTACGGCGCCTGCTCCGGCTACCTCTTCGGATTCCTGCTCAACCTCTCCTTCTGGCCCTTCTCACTCGACCCGAACAGCTCCATCGCCTACCTGCCCGGCCTGCCCTTCACCGAACAGTGGCAGCGCTACGTCGCCTTCGACATCGCCACCTCGCTGGGCTGGGACACCGGGCGGGCCATCACCAACTTCGTCTGCATCACCCTCGCCGGCCCGGCCGTCCTCACGGTCTTCCGACGCGCCGCGCGCAAGGCCCGCTTCCAGGCACCGGTCGCCTTCGCGACCCGGCGACCCACCGACACGGGCGAGAAGCCAGTCGACACGTAA